The proteins below come from a single Rickettsia typhi str. Wilmington genomic window:
- a CDS encoding HU family DNA-binding protein codes for MATKNYLIDKVHDKLNYLSKQDVKESVDLILDYLNESLKEQKRIEIRNFGNFSIRKRKFPESNKFYNTVYYRMPKNLFKD; via the coding sequence ATGGCTACTAAGAATTATTTAATAGATAAAGTACATGATAAACTGAATTATCTTTCTAAACAAGATGTTAAAGAATCAGTAGATTTAATTTTAGATTATTTAAATGAATCGCTTAAAGAACAAAAGCGTATTGAAATCAGGAATTTCGGTAATTTCTCTATACGTAAACGTAAATTTCCTGAAAGTAATAAATTCTATAATACTGTTTATTACAGAATGCCGAAAAATTTATTTAAGGATTAA
- the sppA gene encoding signal peptide peptidase SppA: MSITPDYLIERRQLKSRLLIWKLADIILIAIICLLISKDFVQKQILSINSNEDYIASVLIDGIILEDEKRDKKLKKIIDNSHIKALIVNVNSPGGTVVGSEKIYNILRKISAKKPVVVVMGTMATSGGYLISLGGDYIISHNGTITGSIGVILQTAEVTELAQKLGIKFNNFKSGAFKAVPNPTEKLTEEVRVAVMENIEDTYKFFIELVSERRSLPIEEVHKLADGRVYSGRQAFKLRLVDTIGSEDTALKWLQEIKKIDINLTVKDYQLKPKSTLIEIMFEDFTSLVLSFFKNSFNGIKSIS; encoded by the coding sequence ATGAGTATAACCCCTGATTATTTAATTGAACGAAGACAACTAAAATCTCGCTTGTTAATTTGGAAGCTAGCAGATATTATTTTAATTGCTATAATATGCTTACTAATCAGTAAAGATTTTGTGCAAAAACAGATTTTATCTATTAATAGTAATGAAGATTATATAGCTTCTGTATTAATAGACGGAATAATTCTTGAAGACGAAAAGCGCGACAAAAAGCTCAAAAAAATAATAGATAATTCTCATATTAAAGCGTTAATAGTTAACGTAAATTCTCCTGGCGGTACAGTAGTAGGATCTGAAAAAATTTATAATATTTTACGTAAAATATCAGCAAAAAAACCAGTAGTAGTAGTTATGGGGACAATGGCTACAAGTGGTGGTTATTTAATATCTCTTGGAGGTGATTATATTATTAGCCATAACGGTACTATTACAGGTTCAATAGGTGTAATACTACAAACAGCTGAAGTTACTGAGCTTGCTCAAAAGTTAGGAATTAAGTTTAATAATTTTAAATCAGGTGCATTTAAAGCTGTGCCAAACCCTACCGAAAAACTGACAGAAGAAGTGCGGGTAGCAGTTATGGAAAATATAGAAGATACTTATAAATTTTTCATTGAACTTGTTTCAGAACGGCGTTCTCTTCCTATCGAAGAAGTACACAAGCTTGCAGATGGACGAGTATATTCTGGTCGTCAAGCTTTTAAATTAAGACTTGTAGATACTATTGGTTCAGAAGATACTGCGTTAAAATGGCTACAAGAAATTAAGAAAATTGACATTAATCTAACTGTTAAAGATTATCAATTAAAACCGAAATCAACATTGATTGAAATAATGTTTGAGGATTTTACTAGTTTAGTTCTAAGTTTTTTTAAAAATAGTTTTAATGGAATAAAATCGATTTCTTAA
- a CDS encoding 30S ribosomal protein S1 translates to MSIKLKQRFVPQLAAINYQFEEDFSKMLKTVDTSHIKEKTVVKGQVIEIKNDMIIVDVGLKNEGRIPKSEFLSLPEVGDVVEVFIEKIEGRNGRTILSREKAVKEELWGQLEIMCSKGEFVDGTIFGRVKGGFTVDLSGVVAFLPGSQVDVRPIKDPTSIMNIKQPFKILSMDKKLGNIVVSRRVILEESRSEARDEMLSKIKEGMILEGVVKNITDYGAFIDLGSVDGLLHLTDISWGRVNHPSEVLEFNQKVKVMVIKFDEKTKRISLGIKQLDSNPWDAIKEEFPVGKKMTGKVTNFADYGVFLELKDGLEGLVHSSEISWLKSNQNPRKMLTIGQEVEFIVLEVDTEKHRVSLSIKQCQENPLIKFAENNPIGTIIKAPIRNITDFGIFVVLGNNMDGMIHEGDISWEDNGTDLLKSYKKGDEIECKVLAINFEKEQVSLGIKQLSPNPYQKISDEYKKGTIVKAVVTEIKDDGLVVLLNNKVTGFIKRVELSDEKDEQKPEMFQVDEEIDAKVVSIEKSTGRVLLSVKAHKIAERQKTLKEYGSSDNTTNMGDILANVLEEKK, encoded by the coding sequence ATGTCAATAAAACTAAAACAACGATTTGTTCCACAACTTGCAGCAATTAATTACCAATTTGAAGAAGATTTTTCTAAAATGCTTAAAACTGTTGATACAAGTCATATAAAAGAAAAAACGGTAGTTAAAGGTCAAGTAATCGAAATAAAAAATGATATGATTATTGTGGACGTTGGATTAAAAAATGAAGGAAGAATACCCAAGTCTGAATTTTTATCTTTACCTGAAGTTGGGGACGTAGTTGAAGTTTTTATAGAAAAAATTGAAGGACGTAACGGTAGAACTATACTAAGTCGTGAAAAAGCAGTTAAAGAAGAGTTATGGGGACAGCTGGAAATAATGTGTTCCAAGGGTGAATTTGTTGATGGTACGATTTTTGGTCGTGTAAAAGGAGGTTTTACCGTAGATCTATCAGGTGTAGTAGCATTCTTACCTGGAAGCCAAGTTGATGTAAGACCTATTAAAGATCCTACTTCTATAATGAATATCAAGCAACCATTTAAAATTTTAAGCATGGATAAAAAGCTTGGTAATATCGTAGTTTCTAGAAGAGTGATCCTAGAAGAATCACGTTCTGAAGCTAGAGATGAGATGCTATCAAAAATTAAAGAAGGTATGATATTAGAAGGAGTCGTAAAAAACATTACTGATTACGGTGCATTTATCGATCTTGGCAGCGTGGATGGTTTATTACATTTAACAGATATTTCTTGGGGCAGAGTGAATCATCCTTCAGAAGTATTAGAATTTAATCAAAAAGTTAAAGTAATGGTTATTAAGTTTGATGAAAAAACCAAAAGAATATCACTTGGTATAAAACAACTTGATTCTAATCCATGGGATGCAATTAAAGAAGAATTTCCAGTAGGTAAAAAAATGACAGGTAAAGTTACAAATTTTGCTGATTATGGTGTATTTTTAGAATTAAAAGATGGACTTGAAGGACTTGTACATTCAAGCGAAATTAGTTGGTTAAAATCTAATCAAAACCCTAGAAAAATGTTAACTATAGGGCAAGAAGTAGAATTCATAGTTTTAGAGGTTGATACTGAAAAGCATCGTGTTTCTTTAAGTATTAAACAATGCCAAGAAAATCCTTTAATAAAATTTGCCGAAAATAATCCTATCGGTACTATAATTAAAGCACCAATTAGAAATATTACAGATTTTGGTATTTTTGTTGTACTTGGTAATAATATGGACGGTATGATTCATGAAGGAGATATTAGTTGGGAAGATAATGGAACAGATCTATTAAAATCATATAAAAAAGGTGACGAAATAGAATGCAAAGTTTTAGCTATTAATTTTGAAAAAGAACAAGTAAGTTTAGGTATAAAACAATTATCGCCAAATCCATATCAAAAAATTAGTGACGAATATAAAAAAGGTACAATAGTGAAAGCAGTTGTAACAGAAATTAAAGATGATGGACTTGTAGTACTATTAAATAATAAAGTAACAGGCTTTATTAAAAGAGTTGAATTATCAGATGAAAAAGATGAGCAAAAACCTGAAATGTTTCAAGTAGATGAAGAAATCGATGCGAAAGTTGTTTCTATCGAAAAATCGACTGGTAGAGTTTTATTATCGGTAAAAGCTCATAAAATAGCAGAACGTCAAAAAACTCTCAAAGAATATGGCTCTAGCGATAATACTACCAATATGGGCGATATACTTGCTAATGTTTTAGAGGAGAAGAAGTAG
- the folD gene encoding bifunctional methylenetetrahydrofolate dehydrogenase/methenyltetrahydrofolate cyclohydrolase FolD — protein sequence MNNIIDGKALANEILADLKLEIQGFKEKTQTSPKLAIVLVGDNPASMIYIKNKIKNAQQVGIDTLLVNLSTNIYTDDLISKINELNLDKEISGIIVQLPLPSSIDENKILSAVLPSKDSDGFHPLNVGYLHSGINQGFIPCTALGCLAVIKKYAPNLNGKDAVIVGRSNIVGKPLSALLLKENCSVTICHSKTCNLSSITSKADIVVVAIGSPLKLTAEYFNPESIVIDVGINRISNNKIIGDVDFENVKSKVKYITPVPGGIGPMTIAFLLKNTVKAFKNAIAL from the coding sequence GTGAATAATATAATTGACGGTAAAGCATTAGCAAATGAGATACTAGCAGATTTAAAGCTAGAAATTCAAGGATTTAAGGAGAAAACTCAAACTTCACCAAAACTTGCTATAGTATTAGTAGGCGATAATCCAGCAAGCATGATTTATATAAAAAATAAAATAAAAAATGCACAACAAGTAGGAATTGATACTTTATTAGTAAATCTATCTACTAATATTTATACAGATGATTTAATATCAAAAATTAATGAGTTAAATCTTGATAAAGAGATTTCAGGAATTATAGTGCAACTTCCTTTACCAAGTTCTATAGATGAAAATAAAATTTTATCAGCTGTACTACCGTCTAAAGATAGCGATGGTTTCCATCCTTTAAATGTTGGTTACTTACATAGCGGGATTAATCAAGGTTTTATACCATGTACTGCTCTTGGTTGTCTTGCAGTTATAAAAAAATACGCACCGAATTTAAACGGTAAAGATGCTGTAATCGTTGGACGCTCAAATATAGTAGGTAAGCCTTTAAGTGCTTTACTATTAAAAGAAAATTGCAGTGTTACTATTTGTCATTCTAAAACATGTAATTTAAGCTCTATTACTTCTAAAGCCGATATTGTAGTTGTTGCAATAGGCTCACCTTTAAAATTAACTGCAGAATATTTTAATCCCGAATCTATAGTAATAGATGTAGGAATTAATAGAATTAGCAACAATAAAATTATCGGTGATGTTGATTTTGAAAATGTTAAGTCTAAAGTAAAATATATTACTCCCGTTCCAGGAGGTATTGGGCCAATGACTATTGCATTTTTACTTAAAAATACGGTTAAGGCATTTAAGAATGCTATAGCACTCTAA
- the cmk gene encoding (d)CMP kinase: MVDLKTKAFDIAQNFTISLDGPAASGKGTIGLILAKKFALKYFQSSIVYRQLAFNCIHQQIDITDIDAVIALSQELKLDNNIDLENEDIGDIASKIAVISEVRNNLNHNLINLVKTTPRIIMEGRDIGTVVAPDADLKIFITASPYVRAVRRYNQLQAKGKTCILDEIIQQIILRDKRDKERKVGPLLPALGAFIIDTSKLSAIEVVEEVTNYIKNKIT; this comes from the coding sequence ATGGTTGATTTAAAAACTAAAGCCTTTGATATTGCTCAAAATTTTACTATTTCGCTTGATGGTCCTGCTGCTTCAGGTAAAGGGACGATAGGTCTAATATTGGCAAAGAAATTTGCTCTTAAATATTTTCAGTCAAGTATTGTGTATAGGCAGCTTGCATTTAACTGTATTCATCAACAGATAGATATTACTGATATAGATGCAGTAATTGCTTTATCTCAAGAATTAAAACTTGATAATAATATTGATTTAGAGAATGAGGATATAGGCGATATTGCATCAAAAATTGCAGTAATAAGTGAGGTGAGAAATAATCTAAATCACAATTTGATTAATCTAGTTAAAACAACGCCAAGAATTATTATGGAGGGTAGAGATATAGGTACTGTTGTTGCACCTGATGCTGATTTAAAGATTTTTATCACTGCAAGTCCTTACGTAAGAGCTGTAAGACGATATAATCAGTTGCAAGCAAAAGGGAAAACATGTATACTTGATGAGATTATACAGCAAATAATTTTGCGAGATAAAAGGGATAAAGAGCGAAAAGTCGGACCATTATTACCAGCTTTAGGTGCTTTCATTATTGATACTTCAAAACTTTCTGCTATAGAGGTTGTAGAAGAAGTAACAAATTACATAAAGAATAAAATAACTTAA
- a CDS encoding gamma carbonic anhydrase family protein produces MLIIPYKGIIPKIAKSAYIAKNSSLIGDVVIGNNSSIWFNTVLRGDVESIKIGNNTNVQDGSVIHTSRFNGPVEIGNNITIGHLSLIHACTIHNNAFIGMSTTIMDNAVIEEYAFIAAGSLVPSKKIIKSNELWMGSPAKFIRYLTDQDLQYMEDNIRNYVELANLYKTQSQCTLHSINNCKKLS; encoded by the coding sequence ATGCTTATTATCCCTTATAAAGGAATTATACCAAAAATCGCTAAAAGCGCATATATTGCCAAAAATAGCTCTTTAATAGGAGATGTTGTAATAGGTAATAACTCGAGTATTTGGTTTAATACGGTTCTGCGAGGTGATGTTGAATCGATAAAAATAGGAAATAATACTAATGTGCAAGATGGTAGTGTAATTCATACTTCAAGATTTAACGGACCGGTAGAAATAGGTAATAATATAACTATTGGTCATCTCTCTCTAATTCATGCATGTACAATACATAATAATGCATTTATCGGTATGAGTACTACGATAATGGATAATGCTGTAATAGAAGAATATGCTTTCATTGCTGCAGGAAGTTTAGTTCCATCAAAAAAAATAATTAAATCTAACGAATTATGGATGGGATCTCCTGCAAAATTTATTAGATATTTAACAGATCAAGATTTGCAATATATGGAAGATAATATAAGAAATTATGTAGAACTTGCAAATCTTTATAAGACTCAATCTCAATGCACACTCCATAGTATAAACAATTGTAAGAAGTTGAGTTAA
- the rho gene encoding transcription termination factor Rho, which yields MNTTNKQLTEELNNTESNNDHNDFAENNIINLKQLKRKLPEELQVQAEELKIENISSLLKQELVFAILKKSVEQGGLIVGDGVLEVLPDGFGFLRSPEVNYLAGPDDIYISPSQIRRFGLRTGDTVEGQIRAPKAGERYFALLKVNRVNFDDPVNAYHRVHFDNLTPLYPDEKLGLELENNSKDSKDFSTRVIELVAPMGKGQRALIVAPPRTGKTVLLQNIAHAITTNNPEVFLIVLLIDERPEEVTDMQRSVRGEVVSSTFDEPASRHVQLAEMVIEKAKRLVEHKKDVVILVDAITRLARAYNTVVPSSGKVLTGGVDANALQRPKRFFGAARNIENGGSLTIIGTALIETGSRMDEVIFEEFKGTGNSEIVLDRKIADKRIYPAIDITRSGTRKEDLLVDKIILNKMWVLRRIIDPMGSSEAIEFLLKKLENTKTNYEFFEMMKSPERSRNGL from the coding sequence ATGAACACAACTAATAAACAATTGACAGAAGAACTGAACAATACTGAATCCAATAACGATCATAATGATTTTGCAGAAAATAATATTATTAATTTAAAACAATTAAAACGTAAATTACCGGAAGAATTACAAGTTCAAGCAGAAGAATTAAAAATTGAAAATATTAGTTCATTACTTAAACAAGAATTAGTTTTTGCAATTTTAAAAAAATCTGTAGAGCAGGGAGGTTTAATAGTAGGAGATGGCGTACTTGAAGTATTACCTGATGGATTTGGTTTTTTACGTTCGCCTGAAGTAAATTATTTAGCAGGTCCTGATGACATTTATATTTCTCCTAGTCAAATTCGACGTTTTGGTCTTCGTACAGGTGATACGGTAGAAGGTCAGATTAGAGCTCCTAAAGCTGGAGAACGTTATTTTGCTTTATTGAAAGTAAATAGAGTAAATTTTGACGATCCTGTTAATGCTTACCATCGTGTGCATTTTGATAATTTAACTCCATTGTATCCTGATGAAAAATTAGGATTAGAACTGGAAAATAATAGTAAAGATAGTAAGGATTTTAGTACACGTGTTATTGAGCTTGTGGCTCCTATGGGTAAAGGGCAGCGTGCATTAATAGTAGCGCCACCTCGTACTGGTAAAACTGTATTATTACAAAATATAGCGCATGCAATTACAACAAATAATCCGGAAGTATTTTTAATAGTATTATTAATAGATGAAAGACCTGAAGAAGTAACAGATATGCAACGGTCTGTGCGTGGGGAGGTTGTTAGTTCTACTTTCGATGAACCTGCAAGTAGACATGTGCAGCTTGCAGAAATGGTAATTGAGAAAGCAAAACGTTTGGTAGAACATAAAAAAGATGTAGTAATTTTAGTTGATGCGATAACACGACTTGCTCGTGCTTATAATACAGTTGTACCTTCATCAGGGAAAGTATTAACTGGTGGTGTTGATGCTAATGCACTACAGAGACCAAAAAGATTTTTCGGAGCAGCTAGAAATATTGAAAATGGTGGGTCACTTACTATAATTGGTACAGCTTTAATTGAAACCGGTTCTCGTATGGATGAGGTAATTTTTGAAGAGTTTAAAGGTACAGGTAATTCTGAGATAGTTTTAGATCGTAAGATTGCAGATAAGCGTATTTATCCGGCAATTGATATCACAAGATCAGGAACTCGAAAAGAAGATTTGTTAGTAGATAAAATAATTTTAAATAAAATGTGGGTTTTGCGTCGTATTATTGATCCAATGGGTAGCAGTGAAGCAATAGAATTTTTGCTCAAAAAACTTGAAAATACTAAAACTAACTATGAGTTTTTTGAGATGATGAAGAGTCCTGAACGCTCTAGAAACGGTTTATAA
- the clpP gene encoding ATP-dependent Clp endopeptidase proteolytic subunit ClpP — translation MSYIPVVIEQTSRGERAYDIYSRLLKERIIFVCSTVEDHMANLIVAQLLFLEAENPKKDIYMYINSPGGVVTAGLAIYDTMQFIKPKVATLCIGQACSMGSLLLCGGEHGMRYSLPHSRIMIHQPSGGYKGQATDIEIHARETLKIKKLLNELYSKHTEQALKHIEKSMERDNFMSPGEAKKFGLVDNIISSRDAMALLHK, via the coding sequence ATGTCATATATACCGGTAGTAATTGAACAAACATCACGCGGTGAACGTGCTTATGATATATATTCAAGATTACTCAAAGAGCGTATAATCTTTGTATGTAGTACTGTTGAAGATCATATGGCAAACTTAATCGTTGCACAATTATTGTTCCTTGAAGCAGAAAATCCTAAAAAAGACATATATATGTATATCAATTCACCAGGAGGTGTTGTAACTGCAGGGCTTGCAATTTATGACACAATGCAATTTATAAAACCTAAAGTTGCTACATTATGTATAGGTCAAGCGTGTTCTATGGGCTCATTGTTACTTTGTGGTGGCGAACATGGGATGCGTTATAGTTTACCTCATAGTCGTATTATGATACATCAACCATCAGGAGGTTATAAAGGGCAAGCGACTGATATAGAAATACATGCTAGGGAAACCCTGAAAATTAAAAAGTTACTTAACGAATTATATAGTAAACATACTGAACAAGCATTAAAACATATTGAAAAAAGTATGGAACGTGATAATTTTATGTCACCGGGAGAAGCCAAAAAATTTGGATTAGTAGATAATATAATTTCTTCTAGAGATGCTATGGCATTATTGCATAAATAA
- a CDS encoding ribonucleoside-diphosphate reductase subunit alpha produces MNMLKKNKFQITINNKYNNLLTPFGKAILRDRYLMKGEDFQDLFARVSSYYAENKQHAQKLYEYMSQMWFMPATPILSNGGTERGLPISCFLNETDDSLDDIVNLWMENVWLAARGGGIGSYWGNVRSINEAIRDKGHSSGIIPFIKVMDSMTLAISQGSIRRGSSAVYLPINHPEIEEFIDIRRPTGGDVNRKSLNIHHGITITDEFMQAVENNMDFDLVSPATKKVANKVRARDLWIKLLTTRIETGEPYLLFIDSVNKTIPAHHKKLGLQVKMSNLCSEITLPTGIDHLGKSRTAVCCLSSLNLEYYEVWKDDKEFIHSIMLFLDNVLEDFINKAPNTMARAKYAAFRERSVGLGVIGFHSFLQMKKVPIESVMAKVWNKKIFEYISSEVDKASIEIAKDKGACPDALDSGSNERFSNKTAIAPTASISVIAGNASPGIEPFAANSFVQKTLTGSFNVRNKHLEQLLEEKGFNNDQVWSSIATHEGSVQHLTFLSEEEKQIFKTAYEIDQNWLIELAADRTPYITQSQALNIFLHGNVSKKYLNNIHFKAWKKGIKSLYYCRSTSIQRADKVSHDVLKADFKDLEKQNAKLAQTRNYEECLACQ; encoded by the coding sequence ATGAATATGCTTAAAAAAAATAAATTTCAAATAACTATAAATAACAAATACAACAATTTACTTACTCCTTTCGGTAAAGCGATTCTACGAGATCGATATCTTATGAAAGGTGAGGATTTCCAAGATTTATTTGCAAGAGTTTCTAGTTATTATGCTGAAAATAAACAGCATGCCCAGAAGTTATATGAATATATGAGTCAAATGTGGTTTATGCCAGCAACACCAATCTTAAGTAACGGAGGAACTGAGAGAGGACTTCCTATTTCATGTTTCTTGAATGAGACTGATGATAGCTTAGACGATATAGTAAATTTATGGATGGAAAATGTTTGGCTTGCTGCGCGTGGAGGTGGAATTGGAAGTTATTGGGGTAATGTTCGTTCTATTAATGAAGCGATTCGTGATAAAGGTCATTCATCTGGCATTATACCATTTATTAAAGTAATGGATTCAATGACTCTTGCTATTTCACAAGGTTCTATTAGACGAGGCTCATCGGCTGTATATTTACCTATTAATCATCCTGAAATTGAAGAATTTATTGATATAAGACGACCAACTGGTGGAGATGTTAACCGTAAGTCTCTTAATATTCATCATGGTATAACTATTACTGATGAATTTATGCAAGCAGTTGAAAATAATATGGATTTTGACCTTGTTAGTCCTGCTACTAAAAAAGTTGCGAATAAAGTGAGGGCAAGAGATTTATGGATTAAATTATTAACTACTAGAATAGAAACGGGTGAACCTTATTTGTTATTTATTGATAGTGTTAATAAAACTATCCCTGCGCATCATAAAAAATTAGGGCTTCAAGTTAAAATGTCTAATCTTTGTAGCGAAATCACACTCCCGACAGGAATTGATCACTTAGGAAAGTCTAGAACTGCAGTTTGCTGCCTTTCTTCTTTAAATTTAGAATATTATGAAGTCTGGAAAGATGATAAGGAATTTATTCATTCTATTATGTTATTCCTTGATAATGTTTTAGAGGATTTTATTAATAAAGCGCCGAATACGATGGCAAGAGCGAAATATGCAGCTTTTCGTGAGCGAAGCGTTGGACTTGGTGTAATTGGTTTCCATTCATTTTTGCAAATGAAAAAAGTACCAATAGAATCTGTTATGGCAAAAGTTTGGAATAAAAAAATATTTGAATATATATCTTCTGAAGTCGATAAAGCTTCAATAGAAATCGCGAAAGATAAAGGAGCATGTCCTGATGCTTTAGATTCAGGAAGTAATGAACGATTTAGTAATAAAACAGCCATAGCACCTACCGCTTCAATTTCAGTAATAGCAGGTAATGCTTCACCTGGTATAGAGCCGTTTGCCGCTAATAGCTTTGTACAAAAGACTTTAACCGGCTCTTTTAATGTACGTAATAAACATTTAGAACAGTTATTAGAAGAAAAAGGCTTTAATAATGATCAAGTTTGGTCTTCTATCGCAACACATGAAGGATCAGTGCAACATTTAACATTTTTATCTGAAGAAGAAAAGCAAATTTTCAAAACTGCTTATGAAATTGATCAGAATTGGCTAATTGAGCTTGCTGCTGACCGTACTCCTTACATTACGCAATCACAAGCGTTAAACATCTTTTTACATGGTAATGTTAGTAAGAAATATTTAAATAATATTCATTTTAAAGCATGGAAAAAAGGAATAAAAAGTTTATATTATTGTAGATCAACATCAATACAGCGCGCTGATAAAGTTTCGCATGACGTATTAAAAGCCGATTTTAAAGATTTAGAAAAGCAAAATGCCAAGTTAGCACAGACTCGTAACTATGAAGAATGCTTAGCTTGTCAGTAA
- a CDS encoding NAD(P)/FAD-dependent oxidoreductase, whose amino-acid sequence MYNTDIVIIGSGPVGLFAVFQAGMLGMKCHVIDAQEVIGGQCITLYPEKHIYDIPAYPKITAKELIEQLKSQAAPFNPVYHLNQQAIELNKHNDFFEIKTSKNTIIKSKVIIIAAGAGAFGPNKPPLANIEDFEGKSIFYFINDKSKFLGKNIVVAGGGDSAVDWTIALSEIANKIYLVHRRDKFTAATESIRQLRHIAETGKIELVTGYQLNNLDGHNNELQAVIVKDLQNNIRKLDANILLPFFGLKQDLGPLANWGLNVKLQHIEVDNYYYQTNIKGIYAIGDVAHYVGKLKLIITGFAEAAHSINHAYSRVFDGKALHFEYSTNKYEQKQ is encoded by the coding sequence ATGTATAATACTGATATTGTAATCATAGGTTCAGGTCCAGTTGGATTATTTGCAGTGTTTCAAGCTGGAATGCTTGGAATGAAGTGTCACGTTATTGATGCACAAGAAGTTATCGGTGGTCAGTGTATTACACTATATCCTGAAAAGCATATTTATGATATACCGGCTTATCCTAAAATTACAGCGAAAGAGTTAATAGAACAGTTAAAGTCTCAAGCAGCTCCTTTTAATCCTGTATATCACTTAAACCAACAAGCTATAGAGCTCAATAAACACAATGATTTTTTTGAAATAAAAACTTCAAAAAATACTATTATTAAAAGTAAAGTTATTATTATTGCAGCAGGAGCAGGAGCATTCGGTCCTAATAAACCGCCTCTTGCAAATATTGAAGATTTTGAAGGAAAATCAATTTTTTATTTTATTAATGATAAAAGCAAATTTTTAGGTAAAAATATAGTTGTAGCTGGAGGTGGTGATTCCGCTGTTGACTGGACTATTGCACTTTCGGAAATTGCAAATAAAATATATTTAGTACACAGACGTGATAAATTTACTGCTGCTACTGAAAGTATAAGGCAATTAAGGCATATAGCAGAAACTGGGAAAATTGAATTAGTAACAGGTTATCAATTAAATAATTTAGATGGTCATAATAATGAACTTCAAGCAGTAATAGTTAAAGATTTGCAAAATAATATCCGAAAATTAGATGCAAATATATTATTACCGTTTTTTGGTTTAAAACAGGATTTAGGACCTTTAGCGAATTGGGGTTTAAATGTAAAGCTTCAACATATTGAAGTAGATAATTACTATTATCAAACTAACATCAAAGGTATTTATGCAATTGGGGATGTTGCTCATTATGTTGGTAAGCTTAAGTTGATTATTACAGGTTTTGCGGAAGCTGCACACAGCATTAATCATGCTTATAGTAGAGTATTTGATGGTAAGGCATTACATTTTGAATATTCTACAAACAAATATGAGCAAAAACAATAA